From the Mangifera indica cultivar Alphonso chromosome 10, CATAS_Mindica_2.1, whole genome shotgun sequence genome, one window contains:
- the LOC123227007 gene encoding cysteine-rich receptor-like protein kinase 21, with protein sequence MVPKIIIVVCFYIFLSSQLRPSMAQTNWIRAGISWCSSDYGQPISEIDFSLFTHLICGSANVNSSSYSLSLSPTQKEHFFSFTSIIKQNNPSIIPLLSVINSGEVFSQMISNSSNRKSFVDSSIKIARHHGFEGLDFQWGFPQTSLDMFYMGVLFKEWKAAIDLEATNSGKSPLILTAMVYHSPKLYGSNYPIEAIQQHLNWVHLFVDFIYNDINWESRTMAFASLYDPTNFDNSDTGIREWIDAGLSSNKMVFTLPYYGFQWTLKNPMNNGFGAPAKRVVLNSENGIARYIQIKKYIEQYGPEVPVKYNSTYAVNYWAKGATWYSFNDVEAIRVKVSYAKENKLLGYLAWTVTDDYNWVLSKTAAEIDNDSSVQQGNKKGQKIRTLLVILLPTTAALPLLLSVIFYCWKNLKFIKGMVNSPKESYDKANKVASAGDFNTNIPNLTEYALADLEAATNGFSIENKLGEGGYGSVYKGILTDGQVIALKKLSKTSTQGFEEFKNEVTLTAKLQHVNLLQVLGFCLDKEEQILIYPYMQNKSLDTYIFDPIRRLILDWKERMDIIEGVTQGLLYLQEYSRLTIIHRDLKVSNVLLDGEMKPKISDFGLARMFEKDDVDEANTSQIVGTIGYVSPEYISKGTYSTKSDVYSFGVLLLQIISGKRISLLYGPNDNLSLPDYAYELWNSGKGKEFKDESLDDTNLSCKLIRCLQIALLCVQEDPDDRPSMLEVFVMLKSENKDIAIPKKHAFSKEYEQHKSTMQLESY encoded by the exons ATGGTGCCCAAGATTATCATTGTTGTTTGTTtctatattttcctttcttcacAATTGCGCCCTTCAATGGCGCAAACTAATTGGATCAGGGCTGGTATTTCCTGGTGTTCATCAGACTATGGACAACCCATTTCGGAGATTGATTTCTCTCTTTTCACTCATCTTATTTGTGGTAGTGCTAATGTGAATTCTAGCTCCTACAGCCTCTCTTTGTCACCTACTCAAAAGGAACATTTCTTTAGCTTCACAAGTatcattaaacaaaataatccaTCAATCATTCCACTGCTATCTGTTATTAATTCTGGCGAAGTCTTTTCTCAAATGATAAGCAATTCATCTAATAGAAAATCCTTCGTCGATTCCTCAATAAAAATTGCCAGGCATCATGGTTTTGAAGGCCTAGACTTCCAATGGGGATTTCCACAGACAAGCCTGGATATGTTCTATATGGGTGTTCTCTTTAAAGAGTGGAAAGCTGCTATTGATTTAGAGGCAACTAACTCTGGTAAGTCGCCACTAATCTTGACCGCCATGGTTTATCATTCACCAAAGCTTTATGGATCAAATTACCCTATAGAGGCGATACAGCAACATTTGAATTGGGTTCATCTTTTTGTGGATTTCATTTACAATGACATTAACTGGGAAAGCCGTACGATGGCTTTTGCAAGTCTGTATGACCCAACTAATTTTGACAATTCGGATACCGGTATAAGAGAATGGATTGATGCAGGATTATCATCTAATAAAATGGTTTTCACTTTGCCTTATTATGGATTTCAATGGACGCTGAAGAACCCTATGAACAATGGTTTTGGTGCACCAGCAAAAAGAGTTGTCCTTAATTCAGAAAATGGGATTGCAAGATATATCCAAATCAAGAAGTACATTGAGCAATACGGTCCTGAAGTTCCTGTTAAGTACAACTCAACTTATGCGGTCAATTACTGGGCAAAAGGAGCAACTTGGTACAGCTTTAATGACGTTGAGGCCATAAGAGTTAAGGTTTCTTATGCCAAGGAAAACAAGCTACTTGGCTACCTTGCGTGGACTGTCACCGATGATTATAATTGGGTGCTTTCCAAAACTGCAG CTGAAATCGACAATGATTCTTCGGTTCAGCAGGGTAATAAAAAGGGACAAAAAATTAGAACTTTGCTTGTAATCCTTTTGCCTACAACAGCTGCTTTACCTCTTCTATTATCTGTGATATTTTACTGCTGgaaaaatctcaaattcatCAAAG GGATGGTGAACTCTCCTAAAGAGTCATATGACAAAGCAAATAAAGTAGCATCTGCTGGAGATTTTAATACCAACATTCCTAATCTAACAGAATACGCATTGGCTGATTTAGAGGCTGCAACCAATggattttcaattgaaaataagcTTGGAGAGGGCGGATATGGCTCTGTTTACAAG GGAATACTAACAGATGGACAGGTAATAGCGTTGAAGAAACTCTCAAAAACATCCACACAAggatttgaagaattcaaaaatgAGGTTACACTTACTGCCAAGCTCCAACATGTAAATCTTCTCCAAGTTCTAGGTTTTTGTTTAGATAAAGAAGAACAAATACTCATCTACCCATACATGCAAAACAAGAGCTTGGACACTTACATTTTCG ACCCTATTAGACGGTTAATTTTGGATTGGAAAGAGCGTATGGATATTATTGAAGGAGTAACTCAAGGACTCTTATATCTCCAAGAATATTCAAGATTGACCATTATTCATCGAGATCTAAAAGTTAGCAATGTCCTATTAGATGGAGAAATGAAACCCAAGATATCTGATTTTGGCTTAGCTAGAATGTTTGAAAAAGATGATGTTGATGAAGCAAACACAAGTCAAATTGTTGGAACAAT TGGTTATGTTTCCCCTGAATACATTAGCAAAGGCACATATTCAACTAAATcggatgtttatagttttggggtTCTACTTTTGCAAATCATCAGCGGCAAAAGGATTTCCCTTTTATATGGGCCAAATGACAATCTAAGTCTTCCTGACTac GCATATGAGCTTTGGAACAGTGGTAAAGGTAAGGAGTTTAAGGATGAATCATTAGACGATACAAATTTGTCTTGTAAATTAATCAGATGCTTGCAAATAGCTCTATTATGTGTCCAAGAAGATCCAGATGATCGACCATCCATGTTAGAAGTTTTTGTGATGCTCAAAAGTGAAAACAAAGATATCGCAATTCCAAAGAAGCATGCTTTTTCGAAAGAATATGAACAACATAAATCTACTATGCAGTTGGAAAGTTATTGA